From Endozoicomonas sp. 8E, the proteins below share one genomic window:
- a CDS encoding restriction endonuclease produces the protein MNRDPEGISHKGVLTLKHLQEMDWKHFEILCRDYYRAAGYKASLSGIGADGGVDIVLKHENPGSQKLINYIQCKAWSHQKVGVKAVRELYGVMASDSVTSGIFITASDFTRDAISFAKDKDLELISGEGLLNLIGKLSAEQQQKLTNNALQGNYTTPTCPSCDVKMVLRTSSKGKSQGQQFWGCINFPHCRQRLHIKSKFAKTKPKSINTLKSSTATIVSNSSIKNDVEISLSSLKNNQRQYLRIKSPPKQSGKLTKLLIAGGFGVVTFVLIMNMFSAIFSSFQESFISKSKVVAQQQKAPAIQQKRESVVETASITEAEINDQIVSTRKITPQTAVFKLEPVVRPTLGTSAQERLRTKDWKAKNQAWLDWYKKPWGCENWRSDEHMVNCTNHKMKAKKEFDSLWSQGKIPP, from the coding sequence TTGAATCGTGATCCAGAAGGAATCTCTCATAAAGGTGTTTTGACTCTGAAGCATCTTCAGGAGATGGACTGGAAGCACTTCGAGATCCTGTGTCGAGATTACTATAGGGCTGCTGGATATAAGGCATCACTCAGTGGTATTGGGGCTGATGGTGGAGTTGATATTGTCCTAAAGCATGAAAATCCTGGTAGTCAAAAGCTGATCAACTATATCCAGTGTAAGGCCTGGTCTCATCAGAAAGTCGGCGTTAAAGCTGTTCGAGAGCTGTATGGAGTAATGGCCTCTGATAGTGTCACTTCAGGGATATTTATTACAGCTAGTGACTTCACGAGAGATGCGATATCTTTTGCCAAAGATAAAGACTTGGAGCTGATTAGTGGTGAGGGGCTGCTGAACTTAATTGGAAAATTGTCAGCAGAACAGCAGCAAAAACTGACAAATAATGCGCTGCAGGGGAACTACACAACTCCAACCTGCCCAAGCTGCGATGTGAAAATGGTGCTCAGAACCAGTAGTAAGGGTAAGAGTCAGGGGCAGCAGTTTTGGGGCTGTATAAATTTTCCACACTGCCGGCAGAGACTTCATATAAAGAGTAAGTTTGCTAAAACGAAACCAAAATCGATTAATACTTTAAAGTCATCCACTGCAACTATTGTCAGCAATAGCTCCATTAAAAATGATGTTGAGATTTCCCTGTCAAGTCTAAAGAATAATCAAAGGCAATATCTTAGAATCAAGTCTCCTCCCAAGCAGTCTGGCAAGCTTACAAAGCTGTTGATTGCTGGAGGCTTTGGTGTTGTTACATTTGTATTAATTATGAATATGTTCTCTGCGATTTTCTCCAGTTTTCAGGAGTCGTTTATATCTAAAAGCAAAGTGGTAGCTCAACAACAGAAAGCTCCTGCAATTCAGCAGAAGAGAGAAAGTGTCGTAGAAACTGCAAGTATTACCGAAGCAGAGATAAATGACCAGATAGTTAGTACCAGAAAAATTACTCCGCAGACAGCAGTATTCAAACTTGAGCCTGTAGTGAGACCAACATTAGGTACCAGTGCTCAGGAGCGTCTGAGAACAAAAGATTGGAAAGCAAAAAATCAGGCTTGGCTCGATTGGTATAAAAAACCTTGGGGCTGTGAGAACTGGCGTTCTGATGAACACATGGTGAATTGCACGAACCACAAAATGAAAGCAAAGAAAGAATTTGACTCTCTCTGGTCACAAGGGAAAATTCCACCTTAA